GTTGTCATGTTCGGATGGGAGATTTTTCTCGATTCCTTGCGTATAATTTGGTGTAGTGCGTTCCCTCGTGTATTGTTACGAATGAAATAAAATACGGAATAAATCCACCAATGCGTGTACCAATAAAATCGTTCTCAACGATTGTAATCACAGTACTTGCTTTGCTCACATCAGCGCCGGCGTGGGGGCAATTCCTGTTGATTCCGATGGATGTAACCCAACGCGACCACTTGAAAGCATACGGCGTAGCCTTTGCCGTACTCGAAAAAGGGGGCATCGTCGAGTGGCTGCTCAACTACCGCGGAGGTAGTTTCCGTATGGAGGCTTTACCGGAAATCGAACGGTATTGCTTGTTGCGTGGAGTAACAATCGAGCAACTAAACGCCGGAGCGTCCGCCGCCATCGACGCTAAAATCGAACAGGCGAATATGGAAGCGGTTCGGCTTGAGAAAGCGCCGAAAGTCGCGGTGTATGCACCGGCAGGGGCGCAACCGTGGGATGACGCAGTACGGCTCGCCCTTGAATACGCCGAGATTCCCTACACTCGGATTTACGATGAAGAGGTATTAGGCGGCAAATTGCCGGAATACGATTGGCTCCATTTACATCACGAAGATTTTACCGGACAGTACGGTAAGTTCTATGGGCAATTTCGCAACGCCGATTGGTACGTCCGGGATAAGCGGGAAGAAGAAGCACGGGCAAGAAAGTTAGGCTTTGCCAAAGTCTCGCAACTGAAAGGTGCCGTAGCCGCAACATTCCGGGAATATGTGCAAAACGGCGGTTTTCTGTTCTCGATGTGCAGCGGTACCGATGCATTGGACATTGCATTGGCGGCACAAGGGGTCGATATCGTCGACACCCCGTTTGATGGCGATCCACCGGAACCGCAAGCCCAAACAAAATTGCAGTACAGCAATAGTCTTGCCTTCACGAATTTTCATTTGATTTTCGATCCGATGGTGTACGAATTCAGCGATATCGATACGACACCGGAATTTGGCGCATCGATGCGTGGCGACGATAACGATTACTTTTCGCTGTTCGAGTTTGCGGCAAAATTCGATCCGGTCGCTACGATGCTAACGCAGAGCCACACCTCGGTCGTCAAAGGCTTTATGGGTCAAACGACGGCATTTCATAAAAATCAATTGAAACCGGGGGTCTCCGTCCTTGGCGAAATCGAAGGCACCGATGAAGTGAAATACATTCATGGCATTCTGGGAAAAGGGACGTGGACATTTTTCGGGGGACACGATCCGGAAGATTACCGTCATCGTGTTGGCGATCCACCGACCGACTTAAATTTGCACCGGAATAGTCCCGGATACCGGTTGATCTTGAATAATGTGCTGTTCCCGGCAGCAAAGAAGAAGGAATTGAAGACGTAGTCGTTTTGTAATTGGTAGTACGAATCTGTTGTTATGGTAATGTAAACGAATAGGGCGAACACAAGGCTCGCCCTTATTCAAAAGAAAATAGATCGCCACGTCACTTCAAACACGCAAAGTTGGGTGTTTCGTTCTTCGCGAAGACAATACTACTACGCTTTTTTCGGTGTGTAATTCCAGATCGAATGGGGGGGATACTTTATACCAAAGTTTTCCGGCGAGCATTGCCATTAGTATCGATCCAGTTGTTATCAACAGCTTTTGACCGGTAAACCCGACCAAGTTTAAGTAGAAGAAGTTCACATACAATACAATACCAACAAGAATGGCATTCCACCAATTGTACTTCTGTTTTCCGAAAATCAGTTTGGCGGATTGGAGTTTAAAGGAAACGGCGTTTTGTGGTTTTGGCGTGGGGTGTTTGCCATCGCGATAGCCAATGACAAACGATACAATTAGAATAGCATAACGCAACAGGAGCATTGGTATTGTTGGATCGATTGGCTGTGAAAGGTGAGAAAGAATAAGCGCTGAGATGCCACACGCTAAGTATAGCAATCTAGTTTTGGTGAAGAAACCATTGAGACTGAGTTCCATGTTCTTCTCCTTTATACTACCAAAAGTAACCTCGACTTATCATTCCTCACAAAATATTTTATAGTTTCGTAATTTCTTCCCAAACCATTTTCAATGCCATGTTGATCGTCCGAATCCGATGAACATGACGGGGACCGGGAAATCTCTCTTTGCGGGTAATCGTGCGATAGAGTGGTTTTCCCTCGACAATTTCTCGTGCACACAAACCTAAACAGACGGTACCTACCGGCTTCTCGGGAGTACCGCCGCCAGGACCGCTAATACCAGTTACAGCAATCGCATAATCGGCATTTAGCTTACGAGCAGCTCCTTCCGCCATCGCCTTCGCGCACTCTTCCGATACCGCTCCGTATTGTACCAGTATGTTTTCCGGGACGTTGAGTACATGTTGTTTCACATCGTTATGATAGGAAACAACACCGCCGCGATAGACTGCGCTGATGCCGGGCGTTTCGGTGAGTAGTGCCGCAATCGCGCCGCCGGTACAGCTTTCCGCCGTAGCGAGCCATGCGTTCCGCGCTTCCAATTCCCGTTTGATGACATCGACCAACGAATCGTTTCCCATCGCATAGCGAATGGTTGCGGTAGCTGTCATTAGAATCGGGAGAACTGCATCGATTTTCGCTTCGGCATCGGATTTGGTCGAGGCACGCGCTGTTAGCCGCAAATCGACCA
The genomic region above belongs to bacterium and contains:
- a CDS encoding asparagine synthetase B — protein: MDVTQRDHLKAYGVAFAVLEKGGIVEWLLNYRGGSFRMEALPEIERYCLLRGVTIEQLNAGASAAIDAKIEQANMEAVRLEKAPKVAVYAPAGAQPWDDAVRLALEYAEIPYTRIYDEEVLGGKLPEYDWLHLHHEDFTGQYGKFYGQFRNADWYVRDKREEEARARKLGFAKVSQLKGAVAATFREYVQNGGFLFSMCSGTDALDIALAAQGVDIVDTPFDGDPPEPQAQTKLQYSNSLAFTNFHLIFDPMVYEFSDIDTTPEFGASMRGDDNDYFSLFEFAAKFDPVATMLTQSHTSVVKGFMGQTTAFHKNQLKPGVSVLGEIEGTDEVKYIHGILGKGTWTFFGGHDPEDYRHRVGDPPTDLNLHRNSPGYRLILNNVLFPAAKKKELKT